The proteins below come from a single Roseiflexus sp. RS-1 genomic window:
- a CDS encoding sodium:calcium antiporter, translating to MLLTWSLFILCAAVILVAGTQLSRYGDVIADMTGLGRTWIGVVLLASVTSLPELITGFSSTAIFRVPDIAMGDIAGSCMFNLLIIAMLDALHSPAPISARVHQGQVLSASFGILLLGLVSLSLILDEMLPVIGWVSVSSVFFVGIYLLAMRIIFTYEQRRLVEEFVAEMATEAEVRHPSPVRVYGLFALNAVLIVGAALYLPGLAETLAETTGLGQTFFGTIFVALSTSLPEVVVSIAALRIGAIDMAVGNIFGSNLFNVGILALDDLFYTPGPLLASVELSHIVAVLGAMVMTAIAVVGLTYRSGSKRLFIAWDALGIVVVYALASAALYLMGSA from the coding sequence ATGCTGCTGACGTGGTCCCTCTTCATTCTGTGTGCGGCAGTGATCCTGGTTGCTGGAACACAACTCTCGCGGTATGGCGATGTTATCGCCGATATGACCGGTCTGGGGCGCACCTGGATCGGCGTCGTGCTGCTGGCGTCGGTCACGTCGCTGCCGGAACTGATCACGGGGTTCAGTTCAACCGCAATCTTCCGTGTGCCGGATATTGCCATGGGGGATATCGCCGGGAGTTGCATGTTCAACCTGTTGATCATCGCCATGCTCGATGCACTGCACAGTCCTGCGCCAATTTCGGCACGGGTGCATCAGGGGCAGGTGCTGTCCGCTTCCTTTGGCATCCTCTTGCTGGGGCTGGTCAGTCTGAGCCTCATCCTGGACGAGATGCTTCCCGTGATCGGATGGGTGAGCGTGTCGAGCGTGTTCTTCGTGGGAATCTACCTGCTGGCAATGCGCATCATCTTTACCTACGAACAGCGTCGTCTTGTCGAAGAGTTTGTTGCCGAGATGGCCACCGAAGCGGAAGTGCGTCATCCATCGCCTGTGCGCGTTTATGGCTTGTTTGCGCTCAACGCGGTGCTGATCGTCGGTGCGGCGCTCTATCTGCCCGGCCTGGCTGAAACGCTGGCGGAGACGACGGGTCTGGGGCAGACGTTTTTCGGAACGATCTTTGTGGCGCTTTCGACATCGCTGCCCGAGGTGGTTGTTTCGATTGCGGCGCTGCGCATCGGCGCCATCGATATGGCAGTGGGCAATATCTTTGGCAGCAATCTGTTCAATGTCGGCATTCTGGCGCTCGATGATCTGTTCTACACGCCAGGACCGCTGCTGGCGTCGGTCGAACTATCGCATATCGTGGCTGTGCTTGGGGCGATGGTGATGACAGCAATTGCCGTGGTTGGGTTGACCTATCGGAGTGGGAGCAAGCGCCTGTTCATCGCCTGGGATGCGCTGGGCATCGTGGTCGTCTATGCCCTGGCGAGCGCAGCGCTCTATCTGATGGGAAGCGCATGA
- a CDS encoding sensor histidine kinase, which produces MKLSIRTKLLAALGVDLLLMLVLGSFALHQMSTMNQKADFVVNQTILSIDLVNAMNDIILNYRTRQMEYILNAAPADKQRIEKELLDLEQRMDDMFRRYNASYQPDQTERAVFEQVQKDWERYVHLTHTQFIPANRNSNTGNVHPSFGRLSPLYGSLQTNIQKVREQSQARAEAARVSVETAYATSRFVIVSETFLTLVVSAVIGLTLSGNIARRIRTLRDATVAVAQGDLDQRVALRGSDELVLLANNFNLMVASLRQQRVLLEERNAELSASLEAQRKLMDDLVQRKQAEEAAHRAQAAAEAASHAKSMFLATMSHELRTPLNAILGYVQLLHLEAHMRGRSEMLPDLERIRSAGKHLLTIISNILDFSKIEQGKMNVEINPFSVDTVAREVIGIIDPLARNRKNTLNLVCPPDAGMMQSDAGKVRQILFNLLSNAVKFTEEGTVTLTVERERHPDGDWVQFSVADTGIGIAPEQMAHLFQPFYQVHQNRSRNYGGTGLGLALSRQLCRLLGGDIRVTSEVGRGSVFTVRLPACIDAAHTADVRLDFAHSAHYGIPDEYRITTTSSLHTTTSISA; this is translated from the coding sequence GTGAAACTATCGATTCGTACCAAGCTTCTGGCGGCTCTGGGCGTCGACCTGCTCCTGATGCTGGTTCTGGGAAGTTTTGCTCTGCATCAGATGAGCACTATGAACCAGAAAGCGGATTTCGTCGTTAATCAGACAATCCTGTCGATCGATCTGGTCAACGCGATGAACGACATTATCCTGAATTATCGCACGCGCCAGATGGAGTATATCCTCAATGCCGCTCCAGCTGACAAGCAGCGGATCGAAAAAGAGTTGCTGGACCTTGAACAGCGCATGGACGATATGTTTCGGCGGTACAACGCCAGTTACCAGCCGGATCAGACGGAACGTGCGGTGTTTGAGCAGGTGCAAAAGGATTGGGAGCGGTATGTGCATCTGACGCATACCCAGTTTATTCCCGCGAACCGTAACAGTAACACCGGTAATGTCCATCCCTCATTCGGTCGCCTGTCGCCGTTGTACGGCAGCCTGCAAACCAATATTCAGAAGGTGCGGGAACAGAGTCAGGCGCGTGCTGAGGCGGCGCGCGTCAGCGTCGAAACGGCATATGCCACGTCGCGTTTCGTAATCGTCAGTGAGACCTTCCTGACGCTGGTGGTTTCTGCCGTGATCGGGTTGACCCTTTCGGGCAACATTGCGCGCCGCATTCGCACCTTGCGCGATGCGACCGTTGCGGTTGCGCAGGGAGACCTGGATCAACGGGTGGCACTGCGCGGCAGTGACGAACTGGTCTTGCTGGCGAACAACTTCAACCTGATGGTTGCCAGTTTGCGTCAGCAGCGCGTTCTGCTGGAGGAGCGCAACGCCGAACTTTCGGCGAGCCTGGAGGCGCAGCGCAAACTGATGGACGATCTGGTACAGCGGAAGCAGGCGGAAGAAGCGGCACATCGCGCGCAGGCGGCGGCAGAGGCGGCCAGTCACGCGAAAAGTATGTTCCTGGCAACCATGAGCCACGAACTGCGCACACCGCTCAACGCCATCCTGGGGTATGTGCAATTATTGCATCTTGAAGCTCACATGCGCGGTCGATCTGAGATGCTTCCCGATCTAGAACGCATCCGCTCAGCCGGGAAGCACTTGCTGACGATTATCAGCAACATTCTGGATTTCTCCAAGATCGAGCAGGGGAAGATGAATGTCGAGATCAACCCCTTCAGTGTGGATACGGTTGCCCGTGAAGTGATCGGGATCATCGATCCGCTGGCGCGCAATCGAAAGAATACGCTGAACCTCGTTTGTCCGCCGGATGCCGGTATGATGCAGTCCGACGCTGGCAAAGTGCGTCAGATTCTCTTCAACCTGCTGAGCAATGCAGTCAAATTCACCGAAGAAGGAACGGTCACACTGACCGTGGAACGTGAGCGCCACCCGGATGGCGATTGGGTGCAATTCAGTGTTGCCGATACCGGAATCGGCATTGCGCCGGAACAGATGGCGCATCTCTTTCAGCCGTTTTATCAGGTTCACCAGAACAGATCGCGCAATTATGGCGGTACCGGTCTGGGGTTGGCGCTGAGCCGGCAGTTATGTCGGTTGCTTGGCGGAGATATTCGTGTGACGAGTGAAGTTGGGAGAGGATCGGTCTTTACCGTGCGTCTGCCGGCATGCATCGATGCAGCG
- a CDS encoding PstS family phosphate ABC transporter substrate-binding protein codes for MFIRLLRGSVVVITLLASACAGVASPPSVGSPSPVPASTPDVTPSVVDVTPSVVVVQPTSTPVAKPTVRPDLSGDIVIDGSSTVYPITELAMQQFAEIAPNVRIQLGVSGTGGGFKKFCAGITDISDASRPIKPDESEICRANGIEFVEIPVAFDGISVIVNPENRWVQCMTVDELKQMWAPDSEGKVVTWKQIRAEWPDQPFKLYAPGIDSGTHDYFTAAIVGKEDASRNDYIGSEDDYILMQRVIEEKNGIAYVGFAYYQEYTDKVGVVAIDAGNGCVSPSIETITNGTYTPLARPLFIYVRNDRLDRPEVEAFVTFYLENAADLVQAARYIPLPPRVYELVGQRVAKRTTGSVFSEGIQVGVSIETLLMLEDK; via the coding sequence GTGTTTATCAGGCTTCTTCGCGGCAGTGTGGTCGTCATCACTCTGCTTGCTTCAGCATGTGCTGGCGTTGCTTCTCCCCCTTCAGTCGGTTCGCCGTCCCCTGTGCCAGCCTCGACGCCAGACGTCACACCGTCTGTCGTGGATGTCACGCCGTCTGTTGTGGTTGTGCAACCAACAAGCACGCCTGTTGCCAAACCGACAGTGCGTCCCGATCTTAGTGGTGATATCGTGATCGACGGTTCGAGCACGGTCTATCCGATTACCGAACTTGCTATGCAGCAGTTTGCCGAAATTGCACCCAATGTACGCATTCAATTGGGGGTCAGCGGTACGGGAGGCGGGTTCAAAAAGTTCTGCGCCGGCATCACCGACATTTCGGATGCATCACGACCGATCAAGCCGGACGAAAGCGAGATCTGTCGTGCCAACGGCATCGAGTTTGTCGAGATACCGGTAGCGTTCGACGGTATCTCGGTGATTGTCAATCCGGAAAATCGGTGGGTGCAGTGTATGACCGTCGATGAACTGAAGCAGATGTGGGCGCCGGATTCGGAAGGGAAGGTTGTCACCTGGAAGCAGATACGCGCGGAGTGGCCCGATCAACCGTTCAAACTCTACGCACCCGGCATCGACTCCGGTACGCACGATTATTTTACTGCTGCGATTGTTGGCAAAGAAGACGCCAGCCGCAACGACTATATTGGCAGTGAGGACGACTATATTCTGATGCAACGGGTGATCGAGGAAAAGAACGGTATCGCGTATGTAGGTTTTGCCTACTATCAGGAGTATACCGACAAAGTAGGCGTCGTCGCTATTGATGCAGGAAATGGATGCGTCTCGCCCTCCATTGAAACAATTACAAATGGAACATACACTCCGCTTGCGCGCCCGCTCTTTATTTATGTACGCAATGATCGGCTCGACCGACCGGAAGTGGAGGCGTTTGTGACGTTTTATCTCGAAAATGCCGCCGATCTGGTTCAAGCGGCGCGGTATATTCCATTACCGCCACGCGTCTATGAACTGGTTGGGCAGCGAGTCGCCAAACGAACAACCGGTTCGGTCTTTAGCGAAGGAATTCAGGTAGGCGTTTCGATTGAAACATTGCTGATGCTGGAGGACAAGTGA
- a CDS encoding response regulator transcription factor produces MPHIHLVDSDSTSLAVTAALFERAHYHVSSSSGGRDALRAVFGGMPDMVILEAELNDYDGFEVLRRIRRSLDTPVVFYSHRARAEDRIMGLRLGADDYIAKYTPSSEFIARVGAVLRRCQQARRPPMERLSCGGWVLDPAGQICVASDRPAVELTPREVHLLSFLMKRSGQVCTTSQIIQHIWGYTTRQSRSIVATSVWRLRAKLERDADQPRHILTVRNIGYTFVP; encoded by the coding sequence ATGCCTCACATTCATCTGGTGGATAGCGACAGCACATCATTAGCCGTCACTGCTGCACTTTTTGAGCGCGCGCACTACCACGTCAGTTCTTCAAGCGGCGGTCGCGATGCGCTGCGCGCCGTCTTCGGCGGTATGCCTGATATGGTGATCCTCGAGGCAGAACTGAACGACTACGACGGGTTCGAGGTGTTGCGCCGCATTCGACGCAGCCTGGATACGCCGGTCGTCTTCTACAGTCATCGGGCGCGCGCCGAAGACCGCATCATGGGGTTGCGCCTCGGCGCCGATGATTATATCGCCAAGTACACCCCTTCATCCGAATTCATCGCCCGCGTCGGCGCTGTGCTGCGCCGCTGCCAGCAGGCTCGTCGCCCACCCATGGAGCGATTGAGTTGCGGTGGATGGGTCCTTGATCCGGCAGGACAGATCTGCGTGGCATCTGACCGCCCGGCGGTCGAATTGACCCCGCGCGAGGTGCACCTGCTATCGTTCTTGATGAAACGTAGCGGGCAGGTCTGCACAACCAGCCAGATCATCCAGCATATCTGGGGCTATACGACCCGTCAGTCGCGCAGCATTGTTGCGACCTCGGTCTGGCGGCTGCGCGCCAAACTCGAACGCGACGCCGATCAACCACGACATATTCTGACCGTGCGCAACATCGGGTATACGTTCGTTCCCTGA
- a CDS encoding HAD family hydrolase — protein MITTIAFDADDTLWHNETLYSITQEKFKRLLAPFQDVATIDRRLYETEMRNLKFFGYGIKGFTLSMIETAIEVTDGRIGAQEIHQIIDFARDMLRAPVELLPGVRETIASLRETYRLMIITKGDLFDQESKIARSGIAEYFQHIEIVSDKTPATYTALMTRFGIRPDEFLMVGNSLKSDILPVIAAGGRAVYIPYHLTWDHEKVTDDEAATDGYVQLSHIGELPGYLRNSICAAPLSH, from the coding sequence ATGATCACCACCATCGCATTCGATGCCGACGATACATTGTGGCACAATGAGACGCTCTACTCCATAACCCAGGAGAAGTTCAAACGCCTGCTTGCCCCCTTTCAGGACGTCGCAACGATCGACCGTCGACTCTACGAAACCGAGATGCGGAATCTGAAGTTCTTCGGGTATGGCATCAAAGGGTTCACCCTCTCCATGATCGAGACCGCAATCGAGGTGACCGATGGTCGAATTGGCGCACAGGAGATTCATCAGATCATCGACTTTGCGCGCGATATGCTGCGCGCACCGGTCGAACTGCTGCCCGGCGTGCGCGAAACGATTGCGTCGCTGCGCGAAACCTACCGATTGATGATCATTACCAAGGGAGACCTGTTCGATCAGGAGAGTAAAATTGCGCGCTCCGGCATCGCCGAGTATTTTCAGCATATCGAGATCGTGAGCGATAAGACGCCAGCGACGTATACAGCACTTATGACACGCTTCGGCATCCGACCAGACGAGTTCTTAATGGTTGGCAATTCGCTGAAATCTGATATTCTACCGGTTATCGCAGCAGGCGGGCGAGCGGTCTATATTCCGTATCACCTGACCTGGGATCACGAAAAGGTGACCGACGACGAGGCGGCAACCGACGGGTATGTGCAGTTGTCGCATATTGGCGAACTGCCGGGCTATCTGCGCAACTCCATATGCGCGGCGCCGTTGTCGCACTGA
- a CDS encoding (Fe-S)-binding protein, with translation MIAEHEITARVPFAGPDIPSDTVINSCVHCGLCLPACPTYRETGLEQFSPRGRIYLMKAVADGRIGMESEVFQEQMSACLNCRACEAVCPSGVLYGQILEASRTQIEQAKGDGRLPPHPWLVRLLRFGAFGLLFRRPPLFRLFSRLMWLYQKSGAQMLARRSGLLRALKLDETEALLPPISDRFTVPEGQVLPAEGEERFVVALLTGCIMATAFADVHDATIRVLRKNGCTVFLPPEQGCCGALHAHGGDLAGARDLARRNITAFEGLGLDAIIVNAAGCGSTLKEYGHLLHDDPHWAERAHRFSAKVKDVTEFLAVLDLNTADMRPLNLTVTYQEPCHLAHAQRISAQPRKLLRAIPGVTLREMQESSLCCGSAGIYNVTQPAMATRLGERKLNHAEATGADIIVTANPGCHLQLESGLRRRGSKMRVRHVVEVLAEAYEQGRG, from the coding sequence ATGATCGCCGAACACGAGATAACTGCCAGAGTGCCGTTTGCCGGTCCCGACATTCCCAGTGATACAGTTATCAACTCTTGCGTCCATTGCGGGTTGTGTCTCCCGGCATGCCCGACCTATCGCGAAACCGGACTTGAACAGTTTTCACCGCGTGGACGCATCTACCTGATGAAAGCCGTCGCCGACGGGCGCATCGGTATGGAGAGTGAGGTCTTCCAGGAGCAGATGAGCGCCTGTCTCAATTGCCGCGCATGCGAAGCTGTCTGCCCGAGCGGTGTGCTGTACGGGCAGATCCTCGAGGCGTCACGGACGCAGATTGAACAGGCAAAGGGCGATGGACGGCTTCCACCGCATCCGTGGCTTGTGCGCCTGCTGCGCTTTGGCGCATTTGGTCTGCTCTTCCGTCGTCCGCCGCTGTTTCGCCTCTTCTCACGCCTGATGTGGCTCTATCAGAAGAGCGGTGCGCAAATGCTGGCGCGGCGCAGCGGATTGCTCCGCGCGCTGAAACTCGATGAGACCGAGGCGCTCCTGCCACCCATCAGCGATCGCTTCACCGTGCCGGAAGGACAGGTTCTCCCGGCGGAAGGAGAGGAACGGTTCGTTGTTGCACTGCTGACCGGTTGCATTATGGCGACGGCATTCGCCGATGTGCACGATGCCACGATCAGGGTACTGCGCAAGAATGGTTGCACGGTTTTCCTGCCGCCTGAGCAGGGATGTTGCGGCGCGCTCCACGCCCACGGCGGCGACCTGGCAGGCGCGCGTGATCTGGCGCGACGCAATATCACGGCATTCGAGGGGTTGGGTCTCGATGCGATCATTGTCAATGCCGCCGGGTGCGGCTCGACGCTCAAAGAGTACGGTCACCTGCTCCACGACGATCCACACTGGGCGGAACGCGCTCATCGCTTTTCGGCAAAAGTGAAGGACGTGACCGAGTTCCTCGCCGTGCTCGACCTGAATACCGCCGATATGCGACCGCTCAACCTGACGGTGACCTACCAGGAACCCTGCCATCTGGCGCACGCGCAGCGCATCAGCGCCCAACCGCGCAAGCTTCTCCGCGCCATTCCCGGCGTGACCCTGCGCGAAATGCAGGAGTCGTCACTCTGCTGCGGCTCCGCAGGTATCTACAACGTGACTCAACCTGCAATGGCAACCCGCCTCGGCGAACGAAAATTGAACCACGCGGAAGCCACCGGTGCAGACATCATCGTGACCGCCAACCCCGGCTGTCATCTGCAACTCGAAAGCGGGCTGCGCCGACGCGGCTCGAAGATGCGGGTGCGCCACGTCGTCGAGGTGCTGGCAGAGGCATATGAGCAGGGAAGAGGTTGA
- a CDS encoding glycosyltransferase family 4 protein codes for MPYTILMLASTSFFSDYGNHVRIWEEAKAVQQLGHRLVLATYHNGDDMPGLDIRRSWDVPWIRRAVVGSSRHKLYLDVGLAWRSLRVALEIRPTIIHAHTHEAAFIGLALKRLIGIPLILDYQGSMTSEMLDHGFIKRTNPLFPLLTRLERWINRNADAVITSTTNAANLLRRDGSVHPDRLYTVIDSVNTHRFRPFDGSPEWEAQRCELRRQLGIPADRRIVVYIGLLAPYQGTHHLIQAARIVTSHRADVHFLIMGHPDPASYRAYAESLGVGDHVTLPGRIFYRDLHAYLALGDVAVAPKMSRTEGNGKIGNYMAMGLPVVAFDTPVAREFLGDCGIYAAYGSVEDLAAGIELALDRPEWAQELGRRLRERAVRDLSWERAAHQIEEIYHTVVNRQCRSSRL; via the coding sequence GTGCCTTACACGATACTGATGCTGGCTTCGACCAGTTTTTTTTCGGATTACGGCAACCACGTTCGCATCTGGGAGGAAGCGAAAGCCGTTCAACAACTCGGTCATCGCCTGGTACTGGCAACGTACCACAACGGCGACGATATGCCCGGTCTCGACATTCGTCGCTCGTGGGACGTTCCCTGGATCCGACGCGCCGTTGTCGGTTCGTCGCGCCATAAACTGTACCTGGATGTCGGTCTGGCATGGCGCAGCCTGCGCGTCGCGCTGGAGATCCGTCCAACGATCATTCATGCCCACACCCACGAGGCAGCCTTTATCGGTCTGGCGCTGAAACGCTTGATCGGCATTCCGCTCATCCTGGATTATCAGGGCAGCATGACCAGCGAAATGCTCGATCACGGGTTCATCAAGCGCACCAACCCGCTGTTTCCGCTGTTGACGCGATTGGAGCGCTGGATCAACCGCAATGCTGATGCGGTGATCACCTCGACGACCAATGCAGCGAATCTGCTGCGCCGCGATGGTTCTGTTCACCCCGACAGGCTCTACACTGTCATCGATAGCGTCAACACTCACCGTTTCCGCCCGTTCGACGGGTCGCCGGAGTGGGAGGCGCAACGTTGCGAGTTACGGCGACAACTCGGCATTCCGGCAGACCGCCGCATCGTGGTGTATATCGGGTTGCTGGCGCCATACCAGGGTACCCACCATCTTATCCAGGCAGCACGGATTGTGACCTCACATCGCGCAGATGTGCATTTCCTGATCATGGGGCATCCTGATCCTGCCAGTTATCGCGCTTATGCGGAGTCGCTCGGCGTCGGCGATCATGTCACGCTGCCAGGACGCATCTTTTACCGTGACCTGCACGCCTATCTGGCGCTTGGCGACGTGGCGGTGGCGCCAAAGATGAGCCGCACCGAAGGAAACGGGAAGATCGGCAATTATATGGCGATGGGGTTGCCGGTGGTCGCCTTCGATACGCCAGTCGCGCGCGAGTTTTTGGGGGACTGCGGCATCTATGCCGCCTATGGCAGCGTCGAGGACCTGGCTGCTGGTATCGAACTCGCGCTCGACAGACCGGAATGGGCGCAGGAACTGGGACGACGCCTGCGCGAACGCGCGGTGCGTGACCTCTCGTGGGAGCGAGCAGCACACCAGATCGAGGAGATCTACCACACGGTCGTCAACCGGCAGTGCCGGTCATCCCGCTTGTGA
- a CDS encoding dihydrodipicolinate synthase family protein, which produces MNTPELFVASVTPFTAPAGAVDHGWIVRHLRWLEAQGVDGVVPCGTTGEGQSLSVAERMAIFDTVLHHRGQLRVFAGTGCAALSDTIALTRYAIERGADAALVLPPFYFKNLSDDGLLGYYRALCDALPSSARLILYHIPPMSQIPITPAVIAGLYQSHPHMVYGLKDSGGDLAYLSMLRQRFPELRVYVGSAALLAQALREGATGGIFALSNVFPREMRAVMTAHLSGGDVETAQQRVTALSAVLKPYGNPPALKALLACMADFPRTSSRFPLVDLTDEQADALWAAVRSL; this is translated from the coding sequence ATGAACACGCCAGAACTCTTCGTCGCCAGCGTCACACCGTTTACCGCACCAGCGGGCGCTGTGGATCATGGGTGGATCGTCAGGCATCTGCGCTGGCTGGAAGCGCAGGGTGTCGATGGTGTCGTGCCCTGCGGCACCACCGGCGAGGGGCAATCGTTGAGCGTTGCCGAACGGATGGCAATCTTCGATACAGTGCTGCACCATCGCGGGCAGTTGCGGGTGTTTGCGGGGACGGGATGCGCCGCGTTGAGCGACACGATTGCGCTGACGCGCTATGCGATCGAGCGTGGCGCCGACGCAGCACTGGTGCTGCCGCCCTTCTATTTCAAGAACCTGAGCGATGATGGTTTGCTCGGCTACTATCGCGCTCTGTGCGATGCGTTGCCCTCAAGCGCGCGGTTAATCCTCTATCATATCCCGCCGATGAGCCAGATTCCAATCACGCCAGCGGTGATTGCAGGACTCTATCAAAGTCATCCGCACATGGTGTATGGTTTGAAGGATAGTGGCGGCGATCTCGCCTATCTATCGATGCTCCGGCAGCGCTTCCCGGAGTTGCGCGTGTATGTCGGCAGTGCGGCACTGCTGGCGCAGGCGCTCCGCGAGGGTGCAACCGGCGGCATCTTTGCGCTGAGCAACGTCTTTCCTCGCGAGATGCGCGCGGTGATGACAGCGCACCTCAGCGGAGGCGATGTCGAAACCGCTCAGCAACGGGTGACGGCGTTGAGCGCGGTGCTGAAACCATACGGGAATCCGCCAGCGCTCAAGGCGTTGCTGGCGTGTATGGCAGATTTCCCGCGCACATCGTCTCGTTTTCCGCTCGTTGATCTCACCGACGAACAGGCAGATGCACTCTGGGCGGCAGTCCGGTCGTTGTGA